In the Triticum aestivum cultivar Chinese Spring chromosome 2B, IWGSC CS RefSeq v2.1, whole genome shotgun sequence genome, ACTActatactattattattattattattattattattattattattattattattattatttcttactcctattactattattattattattattactgttatcTAGGAAAGCAATACACATGAGTATCTAAAAAAACACATGAGCATCTGACTTTCTTTGCTAGTAAAACCACTTGTGACTCTCAATCATGTTCCTCAAAATGGTGAttctatattattattattattattattattattattattattattattattattatttcagcTTCACGCCCATGCTCGTAACAAAAGTACCTTCATATCGATGTGGAGAGATACTATCTCCACTGCAACGTATGAATATTTAGCTTGTATTCAATAATTGTGGTATTATTCGAACTTTCATCAATAATTTTGTGTAGATCAGTAGGTGATGTGGCCATGCGTTGCGGGTGCGGGAAGGGTATAAAATCATTTTATTCCCAAATAAGAATAGGCATAATTgtgtttttttaatttcaagttgtCCTTCTATTTACGAAAAtgatcagatctattataaaagtGCACTagaagtacaaagcatctcaaacttaataaaaattacatcgagattccGAGACCCTAAGGTACTGGCTTGACCTCATCGATGACAGCTGCAAAGTTTTCGTGTACGTGCCCTAAGGACCAGCACTTTAAAGCCACAGTCGTCGACATTGACCCCTTGCATAGATATGAAGCACCTCACACTAAATCTCGCCACATGACATGAAACCTTAACCTCACCGTCCCAAAGTGACGGTAGAAATCTATGCCGGAGCTCCGCCGAGTACGTCAAGACGGACGAACTCGAGAAGAATAGAAACCTCAGAGACGAACTCAAAGAAGAAACACCGCCATCCGGCCGAATGCCGCTCCTGGAAAGACTAAAAAAAGCCTAAACTATACAACTAAGCGGAGCGAAGGCACGGGGAGGCGAATCTACAGGCTTGCCGGCAAAACCTGCAGTGAAGAATTTGCCCAAGTCGCCTAGGGTTAGGTTTAGGCTCATTTGTCGAGCCGTTCGTGCTacatttttttttttgagaaatcccGTTCGTGCTCCAGTTAATCACTCCCAACAGCCCTCACGCACTAACCAGCTCATGAGCAAGAACGTGACACGCGTTCATGGACTTGGCGCATGAGAAGAAGTCTATGAGCACATCCATACAGTTGGCCAGTCGGTTCTGCGTGAGTTGCAGGCGCAGCGAAAGTGGAGCCAGCACGATTTCTGGCCGAGATTTATTCCTCGTTATCGCAACAGTATAAGCACGCACACGTACAGCATCCCACTTCATCCAATCATTCAGTGAGCGAGCCTATCCGGACACATACGACCACGGAACGGAAGCACATTGTCCGATTGCTACATCCATTGCCCGAGCGATAAGAAGATGACGCAAACTGTTCGCCGAACTGCACATTCTTTCTCTCCTCGCATGTTGCTTCGGAGCTCTGCGCCGAATCGGTGCGAGCCGACCTCCGAGGTGACAGCAATGGAGGGGCCAGAAACGAGACGACCCACTGCAGCCATGCAAAAGGGGAATAGGAATAGCTTCCACGAACAACCACCGGCGCGTCAGTTCAGTGTGTCTGCGGATAGGTCAGCTTCCCACCGGCCGGTCCGGGTAATGGCGGTGAGGCGGGCACGCAAGCGGGAAAGGGAAGACGGGGAGGCAATGTGCCAAACGAAATCCCGTAAAGCTGTGGTGCTCGTGGGAGGAGGCAGAATCTCTGGATGGACAAGTTGAACAAACGAACCACGGCGAAGTGGACGAAAGTGGCCGGCGCTTGATGCCGACCTGTCCGGCGGGAGCACGATCGGGGACTAACTCGCTCGGCGCATGGAGCCAAGAAAAAACGCCCGTGGAAGAAGAATATGGCGCTGGGGTGGGCGACAGCACTAGTCCACGACATGGACAGCAGGTGGAAGAAGACCCGGCGGAATCTGCTGAAAGGCATCGCTGCGATCGGCGTTGCAGGTAGCGATTCGACGCACAAGTGATTAATCAGGGATTTGGTCTATTCCGGCTTGTTAGAAGGGAGAGGGAGGTTTGGTGGAATAGTTCatatattgcttgagcctcgtgggcatatataaaggagtacatgatctacttggagtacaaggcaagctagaatatttcctagtctaagctgtttcctaatacaatcacgttactcaacatctccccgtagtcacaacggtagcgacacagacggtgagactggagaagaatccgaaggcaagacgacggacacccccccacagtcgtaacggtcgacgcatcgcggagtcgtggctggagtggaaaccaacgaggttgctcaagcaggcggtagccctttgtgccgttgtcgatgtagccaagagcgtgggtggtggagccgtggttgaggtagccgtgcgaagaatgccgtggtcgatgtcgagtcgaggtggccggtgtcgaggaagtcgccgtagagccgcgggcgcaagagggcgccgagttagcatgggcgcagtggtgtcgaagtaggggtgcgccgggaagaaaatgttgttgacgacgcgtcgcggcgggtttgccaagcccggggacacatcgtggacgaaggcatgCGCCGGTGTTTCCAACACCGGTCATGCGTAGACGgatgaagacgaagttgacgaagtgtcgaccaggcttgccaggcccggggacacgtcgtggatgaaggcacgcatcagtgttgccagcaccgggcatgcgtagacgagggacctgcacgagctgtacgccatgtcggagaagtcggaggggccagcagagaagaactcgacgacgattgcggcgtccatcggcgcggggccgatgtcaccaacggtggtcggagtagacgaagtggtcggggtagatgacggcgacgttGGCGACGGGCTGAtgcttggacgaagacgaagggggtggacgggcggcggcggcggccaaagaagagcggcggcggcggcctgacggcggcggcagcggctaggttaggagtgcggcggcggtgctcgaagtaggcgaagaaccctgacagcgtgacgaagaccggcgcggacggtggtgttcccgcgccaagggagacggcgcggcgcataccacgggagaaCGACGCactgaaggggcgacgcaacggcggttcgcgagtcggtgcaacggcagggacggcctcgggacggcggcggtccacgctcgctacggcccgacggggcgacgcagcggcggcgcgagggtcgatGCAGCCACGGGACGGCCTAGAGCGGACGCCCTCGGGGCGGCGGGGGACCGCGGGACGCGGCACTATGGCCcgaggggcgacgcagcggtgacgcaggtcggtgcagccgggagaaaaaccatggggcggcggcgctgcggcccgacgagGCGACGCcgcggcagcccgatgctcgattgGTGGAGAgacgcgctgaactcggggacgatcttcacgggacctgcggaggcgcgcgtaaccgacgggccaggtcggtcgcgcggcgtagatgaggcggatcgcggaggcgagcgggtgatcaagccgatcgcgcgcgaggtcggggacgccgctcggtggaggcgtagtggggcggagtccgagatgaagccggcggcgacgggcggcagggcggctatgattggccgccgcatggcgcgaggccgccgggtcggggtgatgcaggagtctCGGTCGGAGTAGGGCGATcacggccggcgtagatcgacgggtGGGCCGTCACGCGAACGGCGACGGTGAAGGGCCACCGCATGACGCGAGGCCGtcgggtcggggcgaccggcgaGACGACGCGCGGACGATGTGCGAGGCCGCCGAGTCGGAGCGACCGACTGGCAGACGcgcggacgacgcgcgaggccgccgggtcggtgaagaagccggccaatcgcgccggtgttggagtagaggcgcacggggtcgacggcggcggtgggcgacgcaaaccggttcacatagaccggaaaaccaaaaagtagacgctGATCAAGgcgaccggcgagagagagaaaacccggatcaaaggatcgggaaaaaaaactctctagggcagccggccaacacggccggcggacgaaccctaggtacggacggcgcggcccccggcggcggtcatggaggccgaccgccccgggggcggcacgcgggtgcggaagcggcggcggctagggtttagatcGACTTgggatagataccatgttagaagggagagggaggtttggtggaatagttcatgtattgcttgagcctcgtgggcatatatataggagtacatgatctacttgaagtacaaggcaagctagaatatttcctagtctaagctatgtttcctaatacaatcacgttactcaacacgGCTAAAGCATCTCTGACCGATCCTCTATAATTGGTTAGAGGAAGacaaatttatttttctcctctAACCAGCATCTAACGGATCGCCTATAACGGAAAACACCTAACAGATTGCTTATTAACGGTTAGAGGAGGATAATTTATCCTTGGTGGCCTTTCCagaggtttttttgttttttttgcctcgATTCTCGCCCATCGCTCGGCCGCATCTACTTGGGCGCCAACACCCTGGCCTCCGCCAGCCACCGCCAACACCCGTAGCCTCGTCGATCTCCTGCCAACACCCTGCAGCCTCTTGTAGTCGGAGCTGGCAAGGCCATGATGCAGGAGATTGTGCGTGATCTTGTCCCTGGCCTTTGCTGCGGCAATGGAGTGCGCGGGGTTCTCCAGCACGGTCAGGTCGTCCTTGAGCTCCACCCGGAGCTCCCATAACATGGTCTCCGGCCACTGGAGGAAGTCGTGGAGCGGATGGCGCCTCCAGGTACCCCGGGATGATTCGAAACTCCCACCACTCGGGGCGGCTCGTCTTTCACCCGGGGCGGCCGAAGTGTGATGTGTGTGAGATGCATTTGGTAGCGGACGAGGACTCACGACTCCGGCGTGCCCGCTCGCCTCGACGTGTACGAGTCAAATGCAAGTTATACTCCGTTAAGTCCAGCGAACCGGTTAAAAACGACACTTTTTTACAGGAGCAAATGTACTCTTCTAAAAGACTACTCGACGATTTACTCCTCTAAATTAGTGGGATTCGTTAGAGATTCTCTAAGAAACGAAGATAAGACACCATATTCTTTGTAGTCTGTAGGCGACAACAAGCAATTGTTCTCGTCGCTCTGAAAATTCGACATCTCTGCTGATGTACAGTATACACGACCCCCTAGAGTCTAGACTCTTATAAACAAGTCGCCGGATTTACCCGGCATCACTCTATGTAACGTAATGGTATGATAACCCCAAAATGCTCTGGTTATTTGCTTCTATATGCAGACCGCCTATGTAATCTGACGCTGTGTGGATCGATCCTCTAGCTTCCGGGCGTGAACTTCATGCACATCGGCGGCTTGATCTTGGCCAGCGCGAGCAGCGACGACGGGAATATCCATATCCCGTCGCCGCAGATGAGGCCGGAGGCGACGGCCGGAATGAGCAGCGCGGCCTTCTTCCCGTCGAGCTTGTGCCAGAGGAACACCACGAGGCTCCCCACGCACATGTCGATGGCGAAGCTGGCGCCGACGAGGAACGGCACGGCCATGGCCATGGGCAGCGGCACGAACCTCCCGAACCGCCCCGGCAGGAAGTCCCTCGCCAGGTTGGCCAGCACGGCGAAGGCGAAGAACGCCGCGCAGAGCTGCAGGCAGTGCTGCGGCAGCGCCGAGAAGCCCTCCACGCCGAGGATGGCCATGTTGCGGTAGATGAGCGCGTAGGGCGCCTTCCAGTACCCGTCCGGGTTGCCCACGTCGAAGGCCTCGTAgaagaggaagaaggtgagcggcgCCACGACGCAGCCCATGAGCGTGCCCACGGCCTGCCCCACCAGCATCGACCGCGGCGACGTCAGCGTCAGGTGCGCCGTCTTGAAGTCGTGCATGAGGTCGGCGGAGACGAGCACCAGCTGCTTGACCAGGCCGCAGGTGACCAGCCCGGCCACCACGCCGTTGTCCTTCCCCGCCCACGCCGCGAACACGAAGAGCGCCACCTTGCCGTAGTTGTAGCCCATGTTCATGTCGGTGAGGCCGGTGCCGTAGGCGTTGCAGAACCCGAGCGCCGGCGCCAGCAGGTAGGCGATCACCACGAAGTACCACTTCACCTCCCGGAACATGAGCgggatggccaccaccgccatgGCGCTGAGCAGGGCGTAGCCGGCGTAGGCCACCCACGCCGGGATGTTGTCCCTGTTGAACACCTCGTTGCGCTGCAGGTCGTCGATGGCCACCGAGTCCTCATCCGCCACTACAACGCCGATGCGACGTCAGCATGGTTCATTTCATCGCTAACAACAGATCAAAGAAACGCGAACAAATCTTGTAATACCATAATTCACCTCTGTTGAGACGGCCGCGCTGCGATTTCTCGTGTATGCTCTTGAGGGTGACGAGGATGACTTTGAGGAAGTTGTAGAAGCCGTCGCCAATGAGCAGCGCAATGCAGAGGAAGGCCTGGACATGGATGGAGGGGACAGTCTAAGCTGTTGTGCCTGAATTCAGTAACACACACACTGACACACACCTTGTAGCCGTACAGGCCTGTCATGCTGCTTGCAGACGCCTTGGCTGAGTACCACTTCCCCTCCTGCTTGCTCATGAGCGGCCACATTACGCCCCAAGAGAGGACGGCGCCGAAGAGGAGAGAGAGGTTGACGAGGTGCGAGCAGATCATCCCGGCGCCAACATACGTCAGGCTGAAGTCGAAGAAAAATCTGCAGTGGAATCGAGGAGCTAAAACGATGAAGTATTTGATACATTTTCAACCACCGAAACTTGAAAATTGTTCATTCAGCGAGGGAAAAAAGAGTCATGTAGGCGTTACGTTTGCTTCCAGGCTCTTAGCCCGAAGGTGGGGAACTGGAGGAACCCACAGACGTCGCCGCCGGTGTAGAACCACTGGAAGAAGCTCCAGAAGAAGCTGATCCCAAAGTACTTGAGGAACCCACGAACCTGCTGCCTGTTGCGGTAAAGGTTGAAAGAAATTCTGAATCAGTCCGAGCCATCCATTTCTAAAGCGTTTTTACACAGTTAAAACACGATTTGATTCATCGTAGCTGGGAATAAACGAGGGTGCTTTTCTCGCAAAAGGAAGGGGGAATAAACGAGGGTCGGACCTTGCATTCTTATCTCCTTGAGGTGTGTGGAACCCGTTTATGAGGACGGCAGTGGCAGTCCCACTTGGGTAAGTTAGCTTGTAGTCGATGACCAGTACCTGAAAGTGTTTGGTTTCACCAGATCGTCAGTTAAACTGAAGAGCGATTGCGACTACAAAATCACTTGCTTGTGAATATCTTTCTGATCAAGAACAAAATAAATGTAGACTAGGGAGGTTCCGACAGCATTGTAGCAAGCGATGACCCCCGGGGGTTGGTCGTCGATGTTGAAATTCCGATTAACAAGTGAGAACAGGGGAAGATAATTTTTTGGGCAGGAGTTGGAGGACTAATCGCCGTCAGTGACCGCAACCCTGATGCTACGGTCTTGCGAGAAATGCCAAAGTTTCAGTTCTTCTGACAGTAACAGCAACGACCACGAAAAATCAGCAAGTGCGGCTCACCACAGGACAGGAGCATGGAAATGGAATGGTTTGTACTGTACCTTTCTGAGAGGAAGCAGGGTGAGGAGGCCGACGAAGCTGATGGCGAGGAGGAAGCCCATCATCCAGCCGATGCCGGGGTCCTTGTAGCTCCCCGGCACGTTGCCCGGCGTGTTCACCCCGGACAGCTCGTACGTCTTCTTGTCCAGCCCCAGCAAGAAGGACCCGAACCCACCTGCATGCCCAGGATTCAGCGCAGAGCACGAATTAGTTACTAGCAAACTAGTAATCAATATTTGATCTAAAAATGGCGGGGATGCTCAATTGGGGTAATGAATTGATTTTCGATCAGGCCAGCGCGAGAGAGATGGACTTACCGCCGAAGCCGATGGTGTAGCAGGCGACGGCGCAGGTCTGGACGACGGTGTTCTCCTGGCGGGTGAAGGGGCGGCAGGCAATGCCGAGGCGGTGGAGCGCGTGCGTCCAGCCGCGGAGCGCGAGGAAGGCGAGCAGCGCGGCGGAGACGTTGAGCGTGGGGACGAGCCCCGTGGTGAGGCTCAGCTTCATGACGATCACGGTGTACACCACGCCGATGAGCAGCGCCGCCACCATCCCGCGGACCGTCACCTGCTCGCGCCACGGCGGCACGCgctccgccgcgcgcgccgccgccggctccgACTCCATGTCTGGCGCGGCGGCCTCGCGCGGCGTCTTCTCGATCTCCCCGGACGCGCCCAGGTCGTGGCGGTCCATTCCGGCGCCCGCGAAGGCCCTCGGGGCGAGCAGCTCGAGctcctcgacggcggcggcggcggcggctgcgctgCGGGGATGAAAACGCCGTGAGCCCATGGATGCGTGCGCGCAAAAACAAATATACTGCTAGCCATAAGGCGTAGTCCATGTGCAGCGCTTGTGCGTGCACCGGCCAGCAGTGGTAACGTGAAGGGTTGTTGACTAACCCAGGATGAACGTACTCCAACTGTCAGTAGCATATTAAACAAACAATtgcctttttttttgcaaaagattCTTTAAGTAATAATAGAAAACGCAAAGGAAGACTGGGTGCATCCGCTCTGCTCCAGAGATGGCAAGAAATGAGTGAGAGGATGAGGAGGAGCACGTGAAACTATAGGAAGGATCAACACATGACGCGCACAAGGAGCGAAAAATGGAAACGTAGCGTCCGAGAGGCAAGAACTCTGACGAGCATCCGTCCAGGCGACTCACCTGGTTTTCTTGCAGTCTGGTTGCCAAAACCCACCACCCGCCACGCACACCTTGCCCGCTCGCTCGACTCGGCTCGCGGAACGAACGGCGCGCGGACACACACCCACACGGACGCACGCGGGGCGGGCCGCGGGATTTATACGAGCGGAGACGGGTGGGGATGTACTACTGCGGCTGCCGCATGCGCGCGGAAGTACAAAACGGGGAGAAGTTTGGGCGCTGCAGTACAACGGGAGCGGACGGCGTTGAAAACGGACCGGTCGGTCAGTGATGTGCGATCTTTTCTGGGGCGACGACCTCGCCGGACGCCAGCGCTTGTTCCTCCCTTCCTTGCGATCCACTTGACCTCTCTGGTTGGGTGCGGGATCGCGACGTTCAAAATGGCGACCGATCGTCGTCCCCGTGCCCCGTGGTAGTATATCATTGTTTTTTGATCAACTTGCGCCACTTCCACGTGGTTGGTTGGACTGGATTAGACTCACTGATCGGATGTAGTACCACCCGTAATAAAAGAAAAACAGTTCCAGTAGTACTACTCTGAAGCTTCGACGAAGCCCACGTATTGCCTTGTTCAGTTAGTCGTGCGTGTGTCGTTGTGTCCGCACAGTCTAGCGTGATTGGGATCACACTCACTACGGCTATGTACTATCTCTCTGAACCCAAGAGTTCTTTTTTCCAAGCGTGAGCCAAAGAGTCCGTATGCTGTGAAGGTCTCATCCTCCTGCAGCATGTCTCCGATGATTGAGCTATTTCCCTCATGTTCAGTTTCGTGTATACTGGTATAACAGTTGCATCGATCATCCTATTCCTAGTTACGCATACATGGCATTGATTGTCAGACCCGACTCAATGAGTCGGCACGCAATTTAAAGCAAAAAGGATATGCATCACTCTGTGCTGATGTCTGGCCATTCAATGAGTTTAGCTAGCTTTTGGCTGGATGTAACTTCTGAACGTCAGACTTTCCTGTCCGGGTGCTGGCCGTGGGTCATACACAGCGCTGGCTAATGGGAAATCCCCTGCCTACATTTTCAGTAAAAACACGCGTGCACGCAGGAGAGAATTTGGGTATCTTTATTCAACAAAAGCACACCTGGCACAGTCCGCCATGAGGCTACCAACCAGTAACGAAGGTACATTATTTGTCCAAGCCTCGTTCACTTGCAGTGAACAGGCTCGCTTGGCGCAAAGATGAGTCGGAAGGTTGGAAGATCTAGAAACATGCTGAATACTAAAAGAGTTAAAACTAAACGACAGCTCCCCAATTTCCATTAGAATCGGTGCCACAACAGAACGTGagttgtggcgagtgttccagagGTCTATCACCTCCAGGCAGTCCGTCTCCATCACAACATCTTGAAAACCTCAGAGTGTAGCATATATCACACCGTCACGCAAAGAGAGCGCTTCGGCGATCAGAGGGTCTGTGACGCCCACGTGAGGCTTACACCATGCTCCAAGGAAGCCCGACGAAGAGCGAGCTACACCGCCCGCCCCTCCTTTCTCCAGACTGCTGTCAGTTCCAGCATCAGTATTTATTTTCACACAAGCACCATCAGGGGGGCGCCACCCATACCCGGGAAGAGCCAAGGCCTTTGGTAGTTCCAATAGGGCCAGGTTCTCTCGAATGATCTTGAGCGCATTGGCCGGATTGAGTCCTTCTTCATCATGTGTCTGTTTGTTACGTGAATGCCAAATAATCCACATAACCAACACTATCTTCGCCCGGACCTGATCAGTGAACATTGGTTCACAAAGAATGTTTCGCGCCCATGTATCAGGATGTAGTTGAGGTAACTTGAAATCAAACCACCGCTGAGCTTCATCCCAAAAACCCTTGGCATGCGGGCAGTGTATAAGTGCATGCATTAGGTCCTCTTCCGCTGCCAAGCAAAGTTTGCACCGACTAATATCACGAATATGTCGCCGGTGTAGTGTTTTCTCATCTGGTAGGATTCCCCGAATTACTCTCCACCAGAAAACACGAATCTTGGGTACTACATTGAGATTCCACAAGCGATTCCACAACTGTTCATTTGCATTTGAGGCTCCTGCAGCCGGCCCTTCTTCTAGAGCAGAACGCTCTTTTTGAATCATGAGAGCACGGTACGCTGATTTGACAACGTAGATGCCGGACTTCTCAAAAGCCCAAGCCAAGAAATCTGCTCCTCCTCCTGACCGCAATGGAATGTTTAGTATAGCTGTTGCATCAGTAGGAACAAAGGTGTCTCAAATTAGGTCCATCCGCCACGACCAGTTCTCATCATCAATTAAGTCACTCACAAATTGTACTGAAGTGTTCGCAGGTTTGACGATAGGTTTCATTGTCAAAGTACCCGGAATCCATTTGTCATCCCACACAGATACACTCGAACCACCCCCAATCCTGTTAATTAGTCCAACATTCAAGGCGTCTCTCCCAGcgataatagcatgccaagttgctGATGAATTCGAGGGTGCACTAGCATGCATGAAGTCACAATCATGAAAATACCTCCCCTTGAGAACTCTGGCACACAAGGAAGTTGGGTCAGTCATCAGTCTCCAACCGTGTTTCCCTAGCATCGCCAAGTTAAAGAAATTGAAGTCACGGAATCCCATTCCGCCCTTACATTTTGGTATTGTAAGCTTATCCCAAGATAGCCAGTGCATAGATCTTTTATCTAAGGAACTGCCCCACCAGTATCTAGCCATTAAGGAAGTGCGTTTTGAGCAAATTTTCTTAGTAAGTAAGAAACAGCTCATACTGTGCGCCGGGATGGCTTGAATGATCGACTTGAGCAAGGTTTCCCTCGCTGCGCATGCCATAGTCCGTTCTGACCAACCATTCATTTCCCCCCTGCATCGTTCTTCCATGTAATCAAATGTGCCACTTGTGAGCCTGCCAATAGCAGTTGGAAGTCCCAAGTAACGTTCACTGAATGCCTCGTTATCAATTCCCAACATTTGCTTCACATGAATTCTTCTGAATGCCGGAGTATTAGGACTGAAGTAAACTGAACTTTTGCCCATATGAACACTTTGTCTTGAACACTGCGAATAAATTCTGAGGATAGTAGCAAGCCTGGTGCAACTCTGAATATTAGCATTGATAAAGATAAGACTATCATCCGCAAAGAGAAGATGGTTTACCCATGGAGCTCTCAGACTAGCTTTGACTCCCTTATCAATATAATTCCCTCCATAATACTTGAGCAGAGAGGAGAAGCCTTCTGCACACAGTAGGAACAAGTATGGCAAAGCAGGGCATCCTTGCCGCAACCCCCTTGATGGGGTGAAGAAAGGTAGCAATTCCCCATTCACTTTCACCGTGAATCTGACCGAAGAAACACACTTCAAAATCAGTCAAACAAAGGATGAGCAGAACCCCAACTTGATCATGATGGCCTCCAAGAAGTGCCATTCAACTCTATCGTACGCTTTCATCATGTCAGGTTTCACTGCACACACATAATTTTTCCCCTTCTTTCGTCTTCTAATGGCATGTATACTTTCATAAGCAACACGAATATTGTCTGTAATCAAACGCCCGGGGAAAAACGCGCTCTGTTCTTCACTTATCAATTCATCCAGACAAACCCTCATCCAGTTGGAGATGGCTTTTACCGCAATTTTGTAAGGAACCGGGCAAAGAGAGATGGGTTGGAATTGTGTAATATCTTGAGGATTACGCACCTTGGGGATCAAGGTTATAGATGTGTCATTAAACCCAGCAGGTAGTTCTCCCCCATTTAGAAAATCCAGCAGCGCAGGCATAAGATCGCCCTCAATAACACTCCAGTGGCGCTGGAAAAAACCTGTAGTAAACCCATCGACACCAGGAGCCTTGGACGATGCCATTTGGAAAAGCGCCTCCTTAATCTCAGTAGGTTCAAAGGGTTTCGCAATCGCTTCATTCATGACCGCCAAACTCTATGTGGCACGAACTGCAGCAGCTCACTTAAATCAGCACCCCCTTGAGACAGGTATAGATGTTGGTAAAACGAGTGCACTTCCTGATTAATGTCATCTAAGTTGTTACACACTGATCCATCCACATGGTTAAGGCTGGCTATATGATTAATACGCCTTCTCTAGGCCGCTTGGGCCTGGAAGTAACCAGTGTTCCGATCACCGGAGCGTAGCCAAAGTACCCTCGATCTTTGCTTTAGCCATACTTCTTGGTACaaagcctccctcaacttcttaactAGGCCCTTTTCTTCTTCAGATGGACCCTGCCCAATAGACCGAAGCCGAAGTTTCTCTATTCGCTGTTTCAGCTTCTTTATCTTCCTACTCAGATCACCAAACTCTCGGGCTCCCCATGAACCAAGGTCC is a window encoding:
- the LOC123046187 gene encoding probable metal-nicotianamine transporter YSL16; this translates as MGSRRFHPRSAAAAAAAVEELELLAPRAFAGAGMDRHDLGASGEIEKTPREAAAPDMESEPAAARAAERVPPWREQVTVRGMVAALLIGVVYTVIVMKLSLTTGLVPTLNVSAALLAFLALRGWTHALHRLGIACRPFTRQENTVVQTCAVACYTIGFGGGFGSFLLGLDKKTYELSGVNTPGNVPGSYKDPGIGWMMGFLLAISFVGLLTLLPLRKVLVIDYKLTYPSGTATAVLINGFHTPQGDKNARQQVRGFLKYFGISFFWSFFQWFYTGGDVCGFLQFPTFGLRAWKQTFFFDFSLTYVGAGMICSHLVNLSLLFGAVLSWGVMWPLMSKQEGKWYSAKASASSMTGLYGYKAFLCIALLIGDGFYNFLKVILVTLKSIHEKSQRGRLNRVADEDSVAIDDLQRNEVFNRDNIPAWVAYAGYALLSAMAVVAIPLMFREVKWYFVVIAYLLAPALGFCNAYGTGLTDMNMGYNYGKVALFVFAAWAGKDNGVVAGLVTCGLVKQLVLVSADLMHDFKTAHLTLTSPRSMLVGQAVGTLMGCVVAPLTFFLFYEAFDVGNPDGYWKAPYALIYRNMAILGVEGFSALPQHCLQLCAAFFAFAVLANLARDFLPGRFGRFVPLPMAMAVPFLVGASFAIDMCVGSLVVFLWHKLDGKKAALLIPAVASGLICGDGIWIFPSSLLALAKIKPPMCMKFTPGS